A DNA window from Anaerocolumna sp. AGMB13020 contains the following coding sequences:
- a CDS encoding LysR family transcriptional regulator — protein MDINYELYKVFYYVAKTLSFSEAAASLYISQSAVSQSIKVLEGNLNQTLFLRSTKKVSLTKEGELLFKHIEPAINLISRGENQLLEASSLGESQLRLGASDTICRYYLVPFLEDFHRKYPRIHIKVTNGTSFQCAKMLENNEVDIIVTNSPNSSLINSMHIETVLEFNDTFIVNKDFYPVKEEALTLEELLKYPILMLTKHSTTSEFLHNLFLQHSLDLVPAVELSSNDLLIDLAKIGLGVAFIPDFCYKRDPENKLEPIELKETLPSRKLVAAYNDNIPLSNAARYFIEQLTS, from the coding sequence ATGGATATTAATTACGAGCTATATAAGGTATTCTATTATGTTGCCAAAACCTTAAGCTTCTCCGAGGCTGCTGCCTCCCTGTATATATCACAGTCCGCTGTAAGCCAATCTATTAAAGTATTGGAGGGAAATCTGAATCAGACCCTTTTCCTTCGAAGCACAAAAAAGGTCTCCTTAACCAAAGAAGGAGAGCTTTTATTTAAACATATTGAGCCCGCTATTAATTTAATCAGCAGAGGTGAGAATCAACTTCTTGAGGCTTCCTCACTGGGTGAGAGCCAGCTGCGTCTAGGTGCCAGTGATACTATTTGCCGTTATTATCTTGTACCCTTTTTAGAAGACTTCCATCGAAAATATCCCAGAATTCATATTAAGGTTACAAACGGTACTTCTTTCCAGTGTGCCAAAATGTTAGAAAATAATGAGGTAGACATTATTGTCACAAACTCACCGAACTCTTCTCTGATAAATAGCATGCATATAGAAACTGTTCTGGAATTTAACGATACCTTTATTGTGAACAAGGACTTCTATCCGGTGAAAGAGGAAGCCCTTACCTTAGAGGAACTGCTTAAATACCCGATTCTGATGCTTACGAAACATTCAACCACCAGCGAATTTCTGCATAATCTTTTCTTACAGCATTCACTGGATTTGGTTCCTGCAGTGGAATTAAGCAGCAATGACTTATTGATAGATCTTGCAAAAATTGGTCTTGGAGTCGCTTTTATTCCCGACTTCTGCTATAAAAGAGACCCGGAGAATAAACTGGAACCTATTGAATTAAAGGAAACACTGCCCTCCAGAAAACTGGTGGCTGCCTATAATGATAATATACCTCTCTCGAATGCCGCAAGATATTTTATTGAACAGCTTACAAGCTAA
- a CDS encoding VOC family protein, translated as MKFTFAHNNINVLDLEKSLKFYNEALGLTETRRHEPEDGSFIIVYLGDKTTPHLLELTWLSDWDHPYDLGDNEFHLAFITDDYDGAYKKHKEMGCICYENPTMGIYFINDPDGYWLEVIPAR; from the coding sequence ATGAAATTTACATTTGCACACAATAATATCAATGTATTGGATTTAGAGAAATCTCTAAAATTTTATAACGAAGCTTTGGGCTTAACTGAAACCAGACGTCATGAACCGGAAGACGGAAGCTTTATCATCGTTTATCTGGGCGATAAAACCACCCCCCATTTATTAGAACTTACCTGGTTAAGTGATTGGGATCATCCCTATGACTTAGGAGATAATGAATTCCATCTGGCATTTATAACCGATGATTATGATGGTGCTTACAAAAAGCATAAGGAAATGGGCTGCATCTGTTACGAAAATCCTACAATGGGTATCTATTTCATCAATGATCCCGATGGTTATTGGCTGGAGGTTATTCCTGCCAGGTAA
- a CDS encoding MBL fold metallo-hydrolase, producing the protein MLITYIHHSCFSIETEESIFLFDYYKGNIPNFTKEKPLFVFSSHFHQDHFNPVIFELSEKYPDVTYILSKDIRLKELNRESYNIITIGKNESITLKDSLKVDTLRSTDEGVAFLISEKGKTFYHAGDLNWWVWKDDTTSEYNNMTKNYKDEINKISGKEIDLAFLPLDPRQEELYSLGFDYFMQNTRTSAAFPMHFWLDYSILEKFKNSDEASKYRDKIIDISFEGQTFQID; encoded by the coding sequence ATGCTTATTACTTATATTCATCACAGTTGTTTTAGCATTGAAACAGAAGAATCAATTTTTCTCTTTGATTATTATAAAGGTAATATCCCCAATTTTACGAAAGAAAAACCCCTTTTTGTCTTCTCCAGCCATTTCCATCAGGATCATTTCAACCCTGTGATTTTTGAATTGTCAGAGAAATATCCTGACGTTACTTATATTTTATCGAAAGATATCCGTTTAAAAGAACTGAACAGAGAATCTTATAATATTATTACAATCGGAAAAAATGAATCCATAACCCTGAAAGATTCCCTTAAAGTTGATACGCTTCGTTCAACAGATGAAGGTGTTGCTTTTCTTATAAGTGAAAAAGGCAAGACTTTTTACCATGCAGGTGACTTAAACTGGTGGGTCTGGAAGGATGATACTACCTCTGAATATAATAATATGACAAAGAATTATAAAGATGAAATAAATAAAATATCCGGCAAAGAAATTGACCTGGCTTTTCTGCCCCTGGATCCCAGACAGGAGGAACTCTACAGTCTCGGCTTTGATTATTTTATGCAAAACACCAGGACTTCTGCAGCTTTTCCCATGCATTTCTGGCTGGATTACAGCATCCTTGAGAAGTTTAAGAATTCGGATGAGGCTTCTAAATACAGAGACAAGATTATAGATATTTCGTTTGAAGGTCAGACTTTTCAAATAGATTAA
- a CDS encoding helix-turn-helix domain-containing protein, whose translation MDIGKKIKTLRLSKPLTQNELANILGVSKSTMSNYERNISTPDPDILLKLATYFDVTVDYLFNVKQDKSKDLIKEGSAYHSDKSLTRDEWNTLSYYRRLSDEQKDYIKGHMIQLYQKNTPSDKTEKG comes from the coding sequence ATGGATATTGGTAAAAAAATAAAAACCCTGAGGCTTTCCAAACCCCTCACCCAGAACGAACTTGCTAATATACTTGGGGTGAGTAAATCAACCATGTCTAACTATGAAAGAAATATCAGCACCCCGGATCCTGATATTTTATTAAAATTAGCAACTTACTTTGATGTTACAGTTGATTACTTATTTAATGTAAAGCAAGATAAATCTAAGGATCTTATAAAAGAGGGTTCTGCTTATCATTCCGATAAATCCTTAACCAGAGATGAATGGAATACATTAAGCTACTACAGAAGGCTTAGTGATGAGCAGAAAGATTACATTAAGGGTCATATGATACAGTTATATCAGAAAAATACACCTTCTGATAAAACTGAAAAAGGTTGA
- a CDS encoding ferritin, with protein MLNPEVSKLLNEQVNKEFYSAYLYMDMANYYADQSLDGFENWFFVQMQEERDHALLFRKYLLNNGEQVTLTEIAGPEGGYKDFKEPLTQALEHEQFVTASINSIYEAAYRNKDFRTMQFLDWFIKEQGEEEKNAEDNIKKFELFAGDPKGLYMLDNELKSRVYAAPSLVLD; from the coding sequence ATGTTAAACCCGGAAGTATCAAAACTTTTAAATGAACAGGTGAATAAGGAATTCTATTCTGCTTATTTGTATATGGATATGGCTAATTACTATGCAGATCAGAGCCTGGATGGATTTGAGAACTGGTTTTTCGTCCAGATGCAGGAGGAAAGAGATCATGCATTATTATTCCGAAAATATCTATTAAACAACGGAGAGCAGGTAACCTTAACTGAGATTGCAGGACCGGAAGGCGGCTACAAGGATTTTAAAGAGCCTTTAACGCAGGCATTGGAACATGAGCAATTTGTAACTGCCTCTATTAATTCCATATATGAAGCAGCTTATCGTAATAAAGATTTTCGTACCATGCAGTTCCTTGACTGGTTCATCAAAGAACAGGGAGAGGAAGAGAAGAATGCAGAGGACAATATCAAGAAATTTGAACTTTTTGCAGGAGATCCAAAGGGACTGTATATGTTGGATAATGAATTAAAGTCAAGAGTTTATGCAGCACCTTCACTTGTTTTAGATTAA
- a CDS encoding MATE family efflux transporter, whose protein sequence is MKFKFLNQNMEQRRELILNGNVFSTILLLSIPALMMGVVQSLIPVIDGLFLNNLAGTTAASAVTYSTPIVNMTAALSQGLSVAGMAIIGQSNGRGDFKASRRITIQLVVFAFILGFVLAPLLVGLAFPISSHVDKEIAHYVFLYISLNALVLPFSFLESIYNAIKNASGKPEDAFIRMIIMLVLKVLFNTLFVAVFSWGLIGSVMASLASNIIITLWMFYELFVKKSGDRLDLKGFHFEKATIRQLLLIGFPSMLSSLMLNLGFFLINNEVEKYGAIVLNGQGIANNITSVCFILPSSFGSAVTTMVSMNIGARQSKRAKYSCLIGCIISAITATILIAVVVPLSSHITVLFTREPEVLAIANKALHIYTYSVIGFGICMVEQGAFIGLGKTKITLVLSILRVWLLRYIFILATEQQLSYYSVFWGNLFSNYAAALITTILILRVKWKSDLH, encoded by the coding sequence ATGAAGTTTAAGTTTCTAAATCAAAACATGGAACAGCGCCGAGAACTTATTTTAAATGGAAATGTCTTCTCAACAATCCTGCTCCTTTCAATACCCGCACTAATGATGGGTGTGGTACAATCTCTGATACCCGTTATAGATGGTCTGTTTCTAAATAATCTTGCAGGTACAACAGCCGCCAGCGCTGTAACCTACTCAACTCCCATCGTCAATATGACTGCCGCCCTCTCACAGGGTTTAAGTGTCGCAGGAATGGCAATCATCGGGCAGTCAAATGGCCGGGGAGACTTTAAAGCCAGCAGACGTATAACAATACAATTAGTAGTCTTTGCATTTATCCTGGGCTTTGTATTGGCTCCGCTGTTAGTTGGCCTGGCCTTTCCCATCTCCTCCCATGTTGACAAAGAAATTGCACATTATGTATTCCTCTATATCTCTTTGAATGCGCTTGTTCTGCCATTCTCATTTCTGGAATCCATATATAACGCAATCAAAAATGCCAGCGGTAAACCTGAGGATGCCTTTATCCGTATGATTATTATGCTGGTGCTCAAAGTACTTTTTAATACCCTGTTCGTAGCTGTATTCTCCTGGGGCTTGATTGGTTCTGTAATGGCATCCCTGGCCTCTAATATCATTATAACCCTATGGATGTTCTATGAACTCTTTGTTAAAAAATCAGGGGACAGATTGGACCTAAAAGGCTTCCATTTTGAGAAAGCTACCATCCGTCAGCTACTGCTCATCGGTTTTCCTTCGATGCTCTCCAGTCTCATGCTGAACTTAGGTTTCTTCTTAATCAACAATGAGGTAGAGAAATACGGAGCAATTGTTTTAAATGGTCAGGGCATTGCCAATAACATAACCTCCGTTTGCTTTATCCTCCCTTCCTCCTTTGGTTCTGCCGTAACCACCATGGTCAGCATGAACATCGGAGCCAGACAAAGCAAAAGGGCAAAATATTCCTGCTTGATAGGCTGTATCATCAGTGCCATTACTGCAACAATATTGATTGCCGTAGTCGTACCACTGTCCTCCCACATCACGGTCCTGTTTACCCGTGAACCGGAAGTCCTGGCAATCGCCAATAAAGCGCTTCATATATATACATATTCCGTCATCGGCTTTGGAATCTGTATGGTAGAACAGGGAGCCTTTATCGGACTGGGTAAGACAAAGATTACACTGGTGCTTAGTATCCTGCGTGTTTGGCTGCTGCGATATATCTTTATTCTGGCTACTGAGCAGCAATTAAGCTACTATTCCGTATTCTGGGGGAACCTCTTCTCTAACTATGCAGCTGCACTTATAACAACAATCCTGATTCTGCGGGTGAAATGGAAGTCAGATTTACACTAG
- a CDS encoding AAA family ATPase → MWRKDVQTIKNKVRSLLEDIIDSVELQECQLEKRYKMQGIAIFGLNGGGKSTLTHALAKQIGYFEMDMEDYYFPEQRESRKLSLENNSVVDTDHLDELPFSNPRTKSEVQTAIMENIKTHPRFIISGVTMNWSDEILSRIDIAFWVQTPLEERLKRVQAREEKRFGTRVLDGGDMFAQQMEFLKEIKNRDSKAVEECAMKLGCPVIVIDGTLSVIHNLEKIIDILNHLL, encoded by the coding sequence TTGTGGAGAAAGGATGTTCAAACTATTAAGAATAAAGTTCGTAGTCTGTTAGAAGACATAATTGATAGTGTGGAATTACAGGAGTGCCAATTGGAGAAAAGATACAAAATGCAGGGAATTGCTATTTTCGGTCTGAATGGAGGTGGGAAGTCGACTCTAACTCATGCTTTAGCAAAACAAATAGGTTATTTTGAGATGGATATGGAAGATTATTATTTTCCTGAGCAAAGAGAATCAAGAAAATTGTCCTTAGAAAATAACAGTGTAGTTGATACAGATCATTTAGACGAACTACCTTTTTCTAATCCCAGAACAAAGAGTGAAGTACAAACTGCAATTATGGAGAATATAAAGACTCATCCTAGGTTTATTATTTCTGGAGTTACAATGAATTGGAGTGATGAAATTCTTTCTCGTATTGATATTGCTTTTTGGGTTCAAACGCCACTTGAAGAAAGATTGAAGAGAGTTCAAGCGAGGGAAGAAAAAAGGTTCGGAACAAGAGTTCTTGATGGTGGCGATATGTTTGCACAACAAATGGAATTCCTAAAAGAAATAAAAAATCGCGATTCAAAAGCAGTTGAAGAATGTGCAATGAAACTTGGTTGTCCTGTTATTGTAATTGATGGAACATTATCTGTAATACACAATCTAGAGAAAATTATAGATATTCTTAATCATTTATTGTGA
- a CDS encoding histidine phosphatase family protein yields the protein MATFYLIRHGEADYSELMEHHFFGFGRDLAPLSEKGIAQAEETAKDERLKTAELIISSPYTRALQTAQIISRNTSIVVKVELDLHEWLPDLSNKYTTSEEAFRLTEEFVKCKGVYPLGTRKLWETVNDMRIRMRRVADKYAEYDKVILVGHGMSLRTLTYIEEMKPAEIVECNYEIGKEQCIYSFC from the coding sequence GTGGCAACTTTTTACTTAATAAGACATGGCGAGGCTGACTATAGTGAATTAATGGAACATCATTTTTTTGGTTTTGGAAGAGACTTAGCCCCATTGTCTGAGAAAGGCATAGCACAAGCAGAGGAAACGGCTAAGGATGAGAGACTAAAAACTGCTGAACTAATTATTTCGTCCCCTTATACTAGGGCATTACAAACAGCTCAGATTATTTCGAGAAACACTAGTATTGTGGTTAAGGTAGAACTTGATTTACATGAATGGCTTCCTGATTTATCAAATAAATATACTACATCTGAAGAAGCTTTTCGCCTAACAGAAGAATTCGTTAAATGTAAAGGTGTTTATCCATTAGGAACTAGAAAGTTATGGGAAACGGTTAACGATATGAGAATAAGGATGAGAAGAGTTGCTGATAAATATGCAGAATATGATAAAGTAATTCTTGTCGGGCATGGGATGTCCTTAAGAACCTTGACTTATATTGAAGAAATGAAACCAGCCGAAATTGTAGAATGCAATTATGAAATAGGAAAGGAACAATGTATCTATTCCTTTTGCTAA
- a CDS encoding MBL fold metallo-hydrolase encodes MFERIKVKKLNDHIYLMDDNGEATGYLVIGDKKALVIDTMNGYENVYEVVRTLTDLPLMVVNTHGHCDHIFGNIYFDEAYMNPDDNEVAKEHMAFQEFVEACKKHNLHMPPFKPIKDGDVIDLGGLTLDIISLPGHTPGGICLLLKEDRVLFTGDGINHGLWMQLNESKMLKELLNNLDKIMYVTKEADYILHGHAQEMDNISLITALRDGVADLIETKGEGDKDYEWFGGVDKQHLFGDGKSAICYSIDKL; translated from the coding sequence ATGTTTGAAAGAATTAAAGTTAAGAAATTGAATGATCATATTTATCTGATGGATGATAATGGCGAAGCTACTGGTTATTTGGTAATAGGAGACAAAAAGGCTTTAGTTATTGATACAATGAACGGATATGAGAATGTATATGAGGTGGTTCGTACTTTGACAGATTTACCTCTCATGGTAGTAAATACTCATGGCCACTGTGACCATATATTTGGAAATATATATTTTGACGAGGCATATATGAATCCAGATGACAATGAGGTTGCGAAAGAACATATGGCGTTTCAGGAGTTCGTTGAAGCGTGTAAGAAACACAATTTACATATGCCACCATTTAAACCTATTAAGGATGGTGATGTTATTGACCTTGGTGGGCTAACGCTTGATATTATTTCGTTACCTGGACATACGCCTGGAGGTATCTGCCTTTTACTAAAAGAGGATAGAGTTTTGTTTACAGGGGACGGTATTAACCATGGACTTTGGATGCAGCTTAATGAAAGCAAAATGTTAAAGGAATTATTGAATAATCTCGATAAAATTATGTATGTGACGAAAGAGGCTGATTATATTCTACATGGTCATGCACAAGAAATGGACAATATTTCTTTGATAACTGCATTAAGAGATGGTGTTGCTGATTTAATAGAAACCAAAGGCGAAGGTGATAAGGACTATGAATGGTTTGGTGGAGTAGACAAACAACATCTTTTTGGAGATGGGAAGAGTGCTATTTGCTATTCAATTGATAAACTCTAA
- a CDS encoding class I SAM-dependent methyltransferase codes for MTTIEMGWERNKRLHFNDIVENYDKMRPEYPQEIFEEVINYSNALTGKHAVEIGAGTGKATHPFLDAGYDVTAIEIGSNMADFLLKRFSGRKGFNVVVSSFEDAVLQESSFDLIYSATAFHWIDAEIGCPKAFRLLKDGGTIALFRYNAIAANGDELNDEIQAIYEKHYYSYYTSDTRPIKKSKKDFEKPSEIYNSFRFEDLRTYGFKDVSMKFYDSYKVFNADEYITWLETMSDHRGLPDSNRKLLYAGIKEAIIEHGNHNKIDFIFQLYMGRK; via the coding sequence ATGACTACTATTGAAATGGGTTGGGAACGCAATAAAAGATTACATTTTAACGATATAGTCGAAAATTATGATAAAATGCGACCAGAATATCCACAAGAAATTTTTGAAGAGGTTATAAATTATTCCAATGCTCTGACGGGAAAACACGCCGTTGAAATAGGGGCAGGAACAGGAAAAGCCACTCATCCTTTTCTTGATGCAGGATATGACGTAACGGCTATTGAGATAGGTTCAAATATGGCAGACTTTCTTTTGAAAAGATTTAGTGGTCGTAAAGGATTTAATGTTGTCGTTTCTTCTTTTGAAGATGCTGTATTACAAGAAAGTAGTTTTGATTTAATCTATTCTGCGACAGCTTTTCATTGGATAGATGCCGAAATAGGGTGTCCAAAAGCATTTCGCTTGTTAAAAGATGGTGGAACAATTGCCTTGTTTCGTTATAATGCTATTGCTGCTAATGGCGATGAGCTAAATGATGAAATACAAGCTATCTATGAAAAACATTATTATAGTTATTACACATCAGATACAAGGCCAATAAAAAAATCAAAAAAAGATTTTGAAAAGCCATCCGAAATTTACAATTCCTTTAGATTTGAGGATTTAAGGACTTATGGTTTCAAGGATGTATCTATGAAATTTTATGATAGTTATAAAGTATTTAATGCAGATGAATATATTACCTGGCTTGAAACTATGTCTGACCATAGAGGCTTACCAGACAGTAATCGAAAGTTACTTTATGCTGGGATAAAAGAAGCAATCATAGAACACGGCAATCACAATAAAATAGATTTCATTTTCCAATTATATATGGGCAGAAAATAA
- a CDS encoding GNAT family N-acetyltransferase — MLKTKRLALVGFDVKYANDFFELWSDFELVKYTFTPLVNTIDECINLIEHQINRTDKDFIDRFVILLNNKAIGMVGCICMDKANFVYGLYYQISRVYWGCGYASEAASAIMNYVLNEYPNAIFKAEAVSENPASVAVLMKIGLKLTHVEENGFKRNNFVLDLIHYSNA, encoded by the coding sequence ATGCTGAAAACAAAACGGCTTGCATTGGTTGGGTTTGATGTTAAATATGCAAACGATTTCTTTGAATTATGGAGCGATTTTGAATTAGTAAAATATACATTTACACCTTTAGTGAATACCATTGATGAATGTATTAACTTAATTGAACATCAGATAAATCGGACAGACAAAGACTTCATAGACCGCTTTGTTATTCTGCTAAATAATAAAGCTATTGGTATGGTTGGTTGCATTTGTATGGATAAAGCTAATTTTGTTTATGGGCTTTATTATCAAATATCTCGAGTTTACTGGGGGTGTGGTTATGCAAGCGAAGCAGCGAGTGCAATAATGAATTATGTTTTAAATGAGTACCCAAATGCAATTTTTAAAGCAGAAGCAGTATCTGAAAATCCAGCAAGTGTAGCTGTATTGATGAAAATTGGATTAAAATTAACGCATGTGGAAGAAAATGGATTTAAGCGAAATAATTTTGTACTTGATTTAATACATTATTCTAATGCTTAA
- a CDS encoding VanZ family protein, whose amino-acid sequence MKHEKNKANKVTIILFIIYLIAVFEIIVFKLELPFSNIGYLRNINLIPFHESLVVNGKIDFSEIIMNLVIFVPLGIYVEILFSKWSTAKKFLLFFVISLICEVVQFIFAVGASDITDIIDNTLGGIIGFLIFKVIDKLFSNRDKAHKFVNLIATIGTVLMLLLLAIILITNL is encoded by the coding sequence ATGAAACATGAAAAAAATAAAGCGAATAAGGTAACAATTATTTTATTTATCATATATTTAATTGCTGTGTTTGAAATTATTGTATTCAAATTAGAACTGCCGTTTAGTAATATAGGATATCTCAGAAATATAAATTTAATTCCATTTCATGAATCCCTAGTAGTAAACGGAAAAATTGATTTTTCAGAAATTATTATGAATTTAGTAATTTTTGTACCTCTAGGTATTTATGTAGAGATACTATTTTCGAAATGGTCCACTGCGAAGAAGTTTTTATTATTTTTTGTTATAAGTTTGATATGTGAAGTAGTGCAATTTATATTTGCTGTAGGGGCTTCTGATATTACTGATATCATCGATAATACGTTGGGAGGAATTATAGGTTTCCTGATATTTAAGGTAATTGACAAATTATTTAGTAATAGGGATAAAGCCCATAAATTTGTTAATCTAATTGCAACAATCGGAACTGTTTTAATGTTATTACTCCTTGCTATCATTTTAATCACTAATTTGTAA
- a CDS encoding helix-turn-helix domain-containing protein has protein sequence MKLAEKILNLRKLQGMSQDDLAEKLNVSRQAVSRWELQTAQPETSNVLQLSKLFGVTTDYLLNDDYESDYDVPVVKETENSTKYEVNRQLSFIILTGLNVMILIHQLIVCFIFQNPIFSLSGTIVSIVVVVSFELGYRKIAIKSENSKLYYHKFHIVAFWLAAYFPIRVLANMAMMLYPHSYSGLVFEIIVVLVYLLTSIIATHLIMKKTK, from the coding sequence ATGAAATTAGCAGAAAAAATATTAAACCTTAGAAAGCTGCAAGGAATGTCACAGGATGATTTGGCTGAAAAACTGAATGTTTCCAGACAGGCGGTTTCTCGTTGGGAATTGCAAACAGCGCAGCCTGAAACATCAAATGTGTTGCAGTTGAGCAAGCTCTTTGGTGTTACGACTGATTACCTGTTGAACGATGATTATGAAAGTGACTATGATGTACCCGTTGTGAAAGAAACTGAAAACAGTACAAAGTACGAAGTTAATCGACAATTATCATTCATTATTCTAACTGGTCTAAATGTTATGATTTTAATTCATCAGTTGATTGTTTGCTTTATCTTTCAAAATCCTATCTTCTCTTTGAGTGGAACAATAGTCAGTATTGTTGTAGTTGTCAGCTTTGAACTTGGATACCGTAAAATTGCAATTAAGTCAGAGAATTCAAAGTTATACTACCATAAATTTCATATTGTTGCTTTTTGGCTTGCAGCATATTTTCCTATTAGAGTATTGGCAAATATGGCAATGATGCTTTACCCACATTCCTACTCTGGTCTTGTATTTGAGATTATTGTGGTGTTGGTGTACTTGCTAACCTCTATTATTGCCACTCATTTGATTATGAAAAAGACAAAATAA
- a CDS encoding acyl-CoA thioester hydrolase/BAAT C-terminal domain-containing protein, with product MSENVKQVITSVPKEGFDGIFYPSLQKEQVIIFISGSEGGLGTGKRMGEYYQGLGYATLALGLFHTGYTSKYLSKVPIEYMERAVNWLKKGGYSKIIVDGISKGSEYALYASAVISDIKGVIARVPSYFISEGLINKRPAGNSCWSYKGNELPFTPYKIRKISKFKMLLLEKQFSLLSMNSDKNVTEDSVIPIEKIHGSILLMSTRADTIWPCDTYAEKLVERLAEKHFPYEVRHLSFQYMSHFLLPMTQKKSLKLLRILFRSERLHLQECMQERKEMENATLQFLQQTFL from the coding sequence ATGTCTGAAAATGTTAAGCAGGTAATAACATCGGTACCCAAAGAAGGGTTTGATGGTATATTTTATCCTTCACTGCAAAAGGAACAGGTGATTATTTTTATTTCAGGTTCTGAAGGTGGATTGGGTACAGGTAAGAGAATGGGAGAATACTATCAGGGACTTGGTTACGCTACATTAGCACTCGGCTTGTTCCATACCGGGTATACAAGTAAATACCTTTCCAAAGTACCAATTGAGTATATGGAAAGGGCTGTTAATTGGCTGAAAAAGGGTGGTTACAGTAAGATTATAGTAGATGGAATTTCCAAAGGATCAGAATATGCATTATATGCATCAGCTGTCATATCGGATATCAAAGGTGTTATTGCCAGAGTGCCTTCTTACTTTATCAGTGAAGGGCTGATTAACAAAAGGCCTGCTGGTAATTCCTGCTGGAGCTATAAAGGAAATGAACTTCCATTTACGCCGTATAAAATTAGAAAAATTAGCAAGTTTAAAATGTTATTGTTGGAAAAACAATTTTCCTTGCTGTCTATGAACAGCGATAAAAATGTCACGGAGGATTCTGTCATTCCAATAGAGAAAATACATGGATCGATTTTATTAATGTCTACAAGAGCAGATACTATATGGCCGTGTGATACATATGCAGAAAAGCTTGTTGAACGATTGGCAGAGAAGCATTTTCCATATGAGGTACGGCACCTTTCCTTTCAATATATGAGTCATTTTCTTTTACCAATGACCCAAAAGAAATCACTTAAGCTGTTACGTATACTTTTTCGTTCCGAACGTCTGCACCTACAGGAGTGTATGCAGGAGCGTAAAGAGATGGAGAATGCGACACTACAATTTCTGCAACAAACATTCTTATAG
- a CDS encoding GNAT family N-acetyltransferase, whose amino-acid sequence MAIEIRKLTPDLAEEYVNFFDVTPHDDNVEEHKCYCVCWCNDDYISKDLSTAEKRRELAFQYVKGNNLQGYLAYSDGKVVGWCNANTKSDCLKCASWQRFMSYVPLEESDTDIKVKSVFCFMIASEKKRQGIATLLLERVCQDAEQDGFHFVEAYPYKESSYQSSDFGGYFELYNKLGFQVVLETEQGLVMRKKLS is encoded by the coding sequence ATGGCGATAGAGATACGCAAGTTGACACCAGACCTTGCAGAAGAGTATGTGAATTTTTTTGATGTAACACCCCACGATGATAACGTGGAGGAACATAAATGTTATTGTGTGTGTTGGTGTAACGATGATTATATAAGCAAAGATTTGTCAACAGCAGAGAAAAGAAGAGAATTAGCTTTTCAATATGTGAAAGGCAATAATCTTCAAGGTTATCTTGCTTATAGTGATGGCAAGGTGGTTGGGTGGTGCAACGCCAATACCAAATCAGATTGCTTGAAATGCGCCAGCTGGCAAAGATTTATGTCATATGTGCCTTTAGAAGAATCGGACACCGATATAAAAGTGAAATCCGTATTCTGCTTTATGATTGCATCGGAAAAGAAAAGACAAGGTATAGCCACGCTGCTATTGGAGCGTGTATGTCAGGATGCGGAACAAGATGGATTCCACTTCGTGGAGGCATACCCGTACAAAGAATCTAGTTATCAATCATCGGATTTTGGCGGATATTTTGAGCTGTATAACAAGTTGGGATTTCAAGTGGTTTTAGAAACAGAACAAGGACTTGTTATGAGGAAGAAGCTATCGTGA